In Rhinoderma darwinii isolate aRhiDar2 chromosome 9, aRhiDar2.hap1, whole genome shotgun sequence, the following are encoded in one genomic region:
- the LOC142660202 gene encoding uncharacterized protein LOC142660202 has translation MVPPSAHCAHRLRVGGLLFWQVLDGDDVQAEASCLPAPIRIFLSFLENKGGGGGCSEFWPGPPSPPPSPVVVRSGTPSLPRHCTLRHPLPPQTLYAPAPPPSPVVARSGTPSLPSRCTLRHPLPPQSLHAPAPPPSPVVARSGTPSLPSRCTLRHPLPPQSLHAPAPPPSPVVARSGTPSLPSRCTLRHPLPPQSLHAPAPPPSPVVVRSGTPSLPSRCTLRHPLPPQSLYAPAPPPSPVVVRSGTPSLPSRCTLRHPLPPQSLYAPAPPPSPVVVRSGRRLLQQNLSSFVVNSASYSTNSQPLLHGLKQKLPPSPPPPLCIGRSYTTRGSDVHYTANIRHQQDQY, from the coding sequence ATGGTGCCACCCAGCGCCCATTGTGCCCACAGGCTGAGAGTTGGTGGCCTTctcttctggcaggtactggatgGTGATGATGTGCAGGCTGAGGCTTCTTGTCTGCCGGCTCCTATCAGGATTTTTCTCTCCTTCCTGGAGAacaaaggaggaggaggcggctgcTCTGAGTTTTGGCCCGGGCCGCCGTCACCCCCTCCCTCCCCAGTCGTTGTACGCTCCGGCACCCCCTCCCTCCCCAGACATTGTACGCTCCGGCACCCCCTCCCTCCCCAGACGTTGTACGCTCCGGCACCCCCTCCCTCCCCAGTCGTTGCACGCTCCGGCACCCCCTCCCTCCCCAGTCGTTGCACGCTCCGGCACCCCCTCCCTCCCCAGTCGTTGCACGCTCCGGCACCCCCTCCCTCCCCAGTCGTTGCACGCTCCGGCACCCCCTCCCTCCCCAGTCGTTGCACGCTCCGGCACCCCCTCCCTCCCCAGTCGTTGCACGCTCCGGCACCCCCTCCCTCCCCAGTCGTTGCACGCTCCGGCACCCCCTCCCTCCCCAGTCGTTGCACGCTCCGGCACCCCCTCCCTCCCCAGTCGTTGCACGCTCCGGCACCCCCTCCCTCCCCAGTCGTTGTACGCTCCGGCACCCCCTCCCTCCCCAGTCGTTGTACGCTCCGGCACCCCCTCCCTCCCCAGTCGTTGTACGCTCCGGCACCCCCTCCCTCCCCAGTCGTTGTACGCTCCGGCACCCCCTCCCTCCCCAGTCGTTGTACGCTCCGGCACCCCCTCCCTCCCCAGTCGTTGTACGCTCCGGCACCCCCTCCCTCCCCAGTCGTTGTACGCTCCGGCCGCCGCCTCCTGCAGCAGAACCTCAGCTCCTTTGTCGTTAATTCAGCCTCTTACTCTACAAATTCACAGCCTTTATTGCACGGCCTGAAACAAAAGctccccccgtccccccccccccctctctgtaTTGGACGCAGTTACACAACCAGAGGCAGTGACGTTCATTATACAGCCAATATCCGCCATCAGCAGGACCAGTATTGA